Part of the Tolypothrix sp. PCC 7910 genome, TACGCCCAATCCCTAATCCCTAATCCCCAATCCCTAATCCCTAATCCCCAATCCCCAATCCCATGACATTACCTACCACAAATCTCGGTAAAACTGGCTTGACAGTTTCGCGCCTTGTTTTAGGCACAATGACCTTTGGATTGCAGACTGATGAAGAAACTTCCAGGGTGATTCTCGATACAGCCGCCGATGCTGGTATCAACTTTTTAGATACAGCCGATGTTTATCCATTGGGCGGTGGAGTTACTACAGCCGGACGCACTGAAGAAATTATTGGGCGCTGGCTGAAAGGTAAACGCGAACATTTTATACTTGCTACCAAAGCTGTAGGCAAGGTAGGCCCTGCACCTTGGGATCAGGGTGCTTCACGCAAACATCTTTTAGATGCGATTGATGCTTCCCTCAAACGCTTAGGAACCGATTACGTTGATTTGTATCAATTGCACTCTGATGATACGTCAACTCCCTTAGATGAAACTCTCGAAGCCTTAGATATCATAGTTCGTTCTGGTAAAGCACGTTATATCGGGGTTTCTAATTTCTTAGCTTACCGACTCAGCCGCGCTTTAGGTCGGGCTGATGTGCGAAATTTAACTCGCTTTGTCTCAATTCAGCCTCGCTATAATTTGTTGTTCCGCGAAATTGAGCGCGAACTTTTACCCTTAGCGCAAGAAGAAGGATTGGGTGTA contains:
- a CDS encoding aldo/keto reductase, whose product is MTLPTTNLGKTGLTVSRLVLGTMTFGLQTDEETSRVILDTAADAGINFLDTADVYPLGGGVTTAGRTEEIIGRWLKGKREHFILATKAVGKVGPAPWDQGASRKHLLDAIDASLKRLGTDYVDLYQLHSDDTSTPLDETLEALDIIVRSGKARYIGVSNFLAYRLSRALGRADVRNLTRFVSIQPRYNLLFREIERELLPLAQEEGLGVIPYNPLAGGLLTGKHNLAQGPTEGTRFTLGLAAERYQDRYWRDREFNTVEELRTVADLAGLSLTTLSLAWVLANPIITAPIIGASRPEQLTDTLKALEVKLDDSLKQKLDDITAEYRRGDSLR